ACATCGGAATACAGGTTGTCGTGCAGATGAAGATCACACGGGCCTTTGGCATCGATGAACGGCGTCGAGCTGGGCGAGCTCGGACCTCGACGCGCCACATTGCCGATGACGACCATCTGGCCCCGCTGCCACTCCTTGCCTTTCCATTCTCCGGCATTGAGCGCGAACTGCATCACACGACGCCCTGGATTCTGGATGAGGTTGTTCACCACCACGCCACGCGCGCCGCCTTTGAAGAGCGGATTGCGGTCATCGTTGCTGATGTAAAGATTGCCGAGGATGGCGATGTCGGACGTGTTGTCATGGATGAGCGATCCCTTCGAGTGCGGGCCTTTGGCGTGGGTAGAGTCATGCAGCCCCTCGCCGATGATGCACTGGCTGAAGGTGATGCGGCGGGAGGTGTTCTTCCTCCATTCATCCGGCGTCTTGCCCTCAAAGCGCGGCCCCGAGGCGCTGAGGTTTTCATCGGTGCCCCAGGTGATCGAGCAATGATCCACGATGACATCATGCGCGGCATTCGTCGCCAGACTGTCCACCTCCCAGCCGCTCTTTTTTGCCCGCTTGCCCGCTCCAGGACGGATGCGGAGATGTCGGATGATCACATCATTCGCACTCACACCCAAGCCACCATTGATGAGCGTGATACCAGGGCTGGGCGCTGTCTCGCCCGAGATCGTGACCTGCGAGTTCGAGATCTTCAAAGAACGCCCGCCGAGGTCGATGACACCCGCCACATCGAACTCGATGACACGCGGTCCCTTCGCCATGATCGCCTCCGCGAATGAACCTGCGCCGCTGGCTGCGAGTGTAGTGACGCGCACAACCTTCCCACCCTCGCCACCGCGTGTCTCCGTCCAGCCGGGCGGTGTTTCCCACGGCGTGGTCGCGTCAGGCGCGGCAGATGCGATGATCGCGAGCGATGAGATGAAGAGAAAGGTGATCGGTTTCATAGGAGTCATTACTTGTAGTCCGCGCGACTGAGGCTCTTCTCCACGGACTCTTTCCACGCTTCCAGCGCGGACGTCATCTTCACCACGCGCTCGGGGTCTTGTGCGGTGAGGTCGGTGGTTTCCTTCGGGTCTTTGGAGATGTCATAGAGCAGCATGGCAGGCAGTGCTTCGCCACCCTTCTTGCCTTTCTTGTCACGACCCGCCACGGGGTTCGTGTGCAGCTTGTAAGGCCAGTCGATCAGCGTGGCGTGGCCGGGTTGTTTGCCCGCATGATTCCAAAACGGGATTGCTTTGCTGCGCACTTCCGTCTTGTGATCGAACAGCGGTATCAGACTCACGCCATCGAGCGGCTGGACTTGGTTTTGCGCCACCGCACCGGTGGCTTCGAGCACGGTCGGGTAAATATCGAGCGTAGAGCATGGCACCTCGCTAATGAAGGGCTTCGTGATGCGCGCGGGCCATTCGACGAGGCCTGGCACGCGCACGCCGCCCTCCCACATCGTGCCTTTCGATCCGCGCAGGTTGCCGGTGGACTTGGGGCCGTTGGCACCGCCGTTGTCGCTGTTGTACCAAAGCATCGTGTTGTCGGCCACCTTCAGTTCACGCAAGGCTGCACGCAGACGACCCACGCTGCGATCCACGGCGGTGATCTCGCCGTAGTAGTTCTGATCTGCCTCCGACAAAGTGCTGTACAGCGCCTTGTCCGCTGGCAGTGCCTCATGCGGCACATGCGGTGAGCCAAACCACACCACGGTAAGGAAGGGCTTGCCCGCTGTGGCCTGCTTCTTGATGAACTTCAGCGCCTCATCCGTGGTGATGTCCGAGCTGTCGCCCTGAAACTTCTCCGCCACGCCTTGGCGGCCGAGCACGGGATCAAGGTCGAAGAAATTGTCCGCCGAAACCCATTCATCAAAACCCATCTTGCCCGGCGAAAGCGGATCATCCGCCATGATCGCGCGGCCCGGCATTGTGGTCGTGTTCTTGTCGCCATTCTTGCCATTGAGATGCCATTTGCCGAAGTGCCCCGTCGCATAGCCTGCGGACTGCAAGACCTTCGCCACCGTCAGTTCTTGTGCACGGATAGGCGAGCCAGGACTGAAGGTGCCCATGCGGTTTGGATGCCGCCCCGTCATCACACTGGCGCGTGTGGGAGAGCAGTTGAAATGCGCGGTATAGAAGCGGTTCATGCGCAGACCGCTCGCGGCCAGCGCATCAAGATTCGGTGTCTTGAGTTCGGGGTGGCCATTGTAGCCCGTGTCACCCCAGCCCTGATCATCGGCCATGATGAGCACGACATTGGGCTGCGCCGAAAACGACGCATGGAGAAGAGCGAGTGACGAGAGAAGGATGAGGCAGGTTTTCATGAGAGTGTGTGGCTACTGGAGATGGGGGCGGATCAGCTTCGTGCGCAGGGCGAAACCTGCTGCGCTCGGGTGGAGCTGATCTTCGATGTAGAGCTCTGGCTTCGGCAGCCCGTCCGCGCCGATGGAGTCCGGCCAGAGATCGACGTACACGAGGTTCTTCCCGGCCTTGATGTAGTCGAGTGTGAGTTGGTTCGCCTGCTTCTGCTTCTCACGCTGCTGCCAGCGCTTCGGACTTGGGCCGATGTTCAGCAGCACGATCTTCACCTCCGGCAAAGCTGCGCGGGTCTTCTCGGCATAGGTTTTGAAGTCGGCGAGCACCTGCTCGGGCGACTTGCCGCCGTTGAGGTCATTGCCCCCGGCCTGGATGACAATGATCCGGGGCCGGTAGCGCAGCGTGACTCGGTCGAGGAAGTGGATGGAGTCCGAGAGTTGGGAGCCACCAAAGCCACGATTGATCACCGGCAGTCCCGCGAAGTCCTGCACGAGCGTTTTCCACATGCGGATGCCAGAAGCCCCGGTGAAAAGGATGCCGCCGATTGCAGGCGGGCTGGCTTTGTCCGCCTGCTCATAGGCGGCGATGTCTTTCTCAAAGCGGTTGGTCGCGGGTGTCTCAGCGTGAGCAGGAACGAGGAAGAGCAACGCCAGAGCGGCGGCATGGAAGAAGCTTGGGTAGGGTGTGGTCGTCATCGCCGTCTCGAAACGGAGATTCGGTGAGGATATTGCGGTCATCCACTTTCACCGCCCATGCGTGAGCCACTCTAGATTGAAGCGTGCGAAGTGCAGCTCGTCCCAGTAGTGCGTGCTGCCCTTGTCCGCACGTTCGTAGATGTAGCCGATCGTTTTGTCATCGAGCACCACGATGTCAGAATACGACCCCGGATGAGGCCAGATAGTTTTTCCTGCGGTCCAGGTTTCGCCGTCATCGGGGCTGATGCGGACGGTGAGGTTGTAGCGGCCATACGGATGCTCCTTCTGGCGAAACGGTGAAGCGGGGCTCGAGAACAGCAGCGTCTTCGCATCGAAGCGCTCCACGCAGCCATGGCAGCGCGGGGTGATGAGTTCTTCGAGGCGATGGAGATCACCCCACGTCACGCCACCGTCTTTGCTGATGGCGGTGAGGTGGCGGAGGTTGT
Above is a genomic segment from Prosthecobacter sp. containing:
- a CDS encoding sulfatase-like hydrolase/transferase, which produces MKTCLILLSSLALLHASFSAQPNVVLIMADDQGWGDTGYNGHPELKTPNLDALAASGLRMNRFYTAHFNCSPTRASVMTGRHPNRMGTFSPGSPIRAQELTVAKVLQSAGYATGHFGKWHLNGKNGDKNTTTMPGRAIMADDPLSPGKMGFDEWVSADNFFDLDPVLGRQGVAEKFQGDSSDITTDEALKFIKKQATAGKPFLTVVWFGSPHVPHEALPADKALYSTLSEADQNYYGEITAVDRSVGRLRAALRELKVADNTMLWYNSDNGGANGPKSTGNLRGSKGTMWEGGVRVPGLVEWPARITKPFISEVPCSTLDIYPTVLEATGAVAQNQVQPLDGVSLIPLFDHKTEVRSKAIPFWNHAGKQPGHATLIDWPYKLHTNPVAGRDKKGKKGGEALPAMLLYDISKDPKETTDLTAQDPERVVKMTSALEAWKESVEKSLSRADYK
- a CDS encoding GDSL-type esterase/lipase family protein — encoded protein: MTTTPYPSFFHAAALALLFLVPAHAETPATNRFEKDIAAYEQADKASPPAIGGILFTGASGIRMWKTLVQDFAGLPVINRGFGGSQLSDSIHFLDRVTLRYRPRIIVIQAGGNDLNGGKSPEQVLADFKTYAEKTRAALPEVKIVLLNIGPSPKRWQQREKQKQANQLTLDYIKAGKNLVYVDLWPDSIGADGLPKPELYIEDQLHPSAAGFALRTKLIRPHLQ